CCTGAGGAGCAGGATGAGAAGATTCTTGAGGTTCTCAGGACCACCATACCTCCAGTACTTTGCGATCTTTATGTAGTTGCCAGCATCCCTCACAGGTCCGAGCGGGGCGACCCTGCCTGCGGTCTCAACTATGCCCTGGATTCTCTTGATCTTCCCCCAGAGCTCCTCAGGATCTCTCACCTCTCCTGCCCTCAATCTTTCAGCCACTGATGATCCGCGAAAAGATCCGAGCCTGGTTATTGACATCAATCTTCCAACAGGACTGACCAGGTTAACAACAATGTTTTCCGCATTCTTCAGGGTATCATAAACGATCTCCTCAGCTCTGCCGCTTCCTCTTATGTCGACAAGCACTGCATCAGAGGACATGAGATCGTCAGAGAAGCTCTCAGGATCAGCGCAGAAATCAAGCTGCTCAGGGTAGTAGACCCTGAGCTCAAGTGGGATTGCATACACCTCCTTGATCTTACGGGCTGCAGACACCAGAGCAGAGCTGTGGACGGTTGATACGCATGTGATCTTCATCACAGCCCTCCGATCCTACGGCTCTGGGTAGATCAGGGCACCACGTCTACTCAGATCGTAATCGAGGTGCTGGAACTCTGAGAGGTATGTCTGATGCACCGCTCTGGGATCCATATCTGCGAACACATCAGGATGGAGTATCTTTGCGAGATACGCAAGGCCTATGAAATGCCTGCATCCACTGTAGGGGAGATACGTCCAGAATGGAGATGCCATGACAAAGACCCTCCCGTTCCTGACTGCAGTGACGTTCTGCAGCTCAGGACGCCCCATTATCTCATCCCTTGTGGACTTCAGCTTTGAAATGTCGCTCGCATCCCTCCCGTCGTAATCCTCATCATAGACAAGCCTTATGATGACATCCGGATTTGCAGCGATCACCGTCTCTGGAGAGATCTCTCCTCCGGTTGTGCCAGTGACTATGCTCTTCCCACCAGCCATCTCAACCGGCATGGCATCGAGAATTGGGTTGTTTGAGACCCTGTACGGCCCGTACTCCACATACACTTTTGGTCTGTTCTCCTCAGGTATTCCTTTCGTCCTGCCGATCACCGATCCCAGAACGCCCTCGTAGAAAGCACGGAACCTGGCGGACTCATTCTCTCTCTCCAGGAGCCTGCCGAGCTTTTCGATCTCCTCTGGATACGAGTCAGGCCGGCTGCATGCCAGGCAGAAGATTGTTATACCTGTGTTGTTGAGCCTGTCAAGCACCGTCTGAAGGTAGTTCTGACCGGTGGGGCCGGGCCCCGGATGCACGAGCAGAAGGTCGGGATGTATCTGGATTATCTTCTCGAGATCAGGCTCGTAGAAGTGGCCTATCTCTGGAAGGTCATGATACTCCTGGAAGAGTGAGTATTTCTCTATGTCAGAAGGTGCTGCAACCACCAAATCTCGCGTCACCCCGATCGACCTCAGCGTCTCAAGCTGGTGGGATACCGTGCAGGCAATGGACCTCACGGGTCTGTAAAGGGTTACGTTTCTGCCGGCAGAATCCACAACGCTCATAGGGTATCTCTCATGGATATGTCTTATCTCAGACAGCGAATCTGATGAGATCTCGCCTTTAGCGTATGACTCCTCTGCGATCTTCAGCTCATCGTCTGAGACTACCCTGTCGCCATTCAGATCTCCTGGTATATTATCGAAAGCAAGCGCCGGGATGCCGGTAAGAACAGCCAACAATGCCATCAGGGCAATTGATCTGTACATCACGACCACCATTGTTATTACTATACTATTATTGGATATCATTTAATTGACTTAAAACTGTATATCTTATTATTTAAGAATAACGTATGATTTCATCATATGCTTAAAGTCGAATTTAGCTACATGCATTGGTATATTCAGCTGCGCTTGTCATCTCGATAATTGGTGCGGTAAGTGGGCTGAGCGTATCCAGCAGTAAGGTCGAATTATTATTCTTTGGATCACTTCTCCATAATCCAACCCGCTATTTCACCGAATACTCAATCCCTTTAAAGCCACAGAAAGTGATCGTGATCTCAGGTTACTGATTTGCCCAACAGATACGGCCGCTTTCGAGGCCACAATGGGTGGCATTTTACATATCCGAGAAAACCCCACTTTGTTCTACATTTCCCGAAGGCGATTCGCTTTTGTTCATCGCTCCGCTGCAGACAGTATCTCCTCCACGAGTCTGCGGCCATCCTCAGTGGTGAAGAGCGGGAGATCCCAATCCTCAACAACACCTGAGCTCGATCTGTATATCATAACCCCTCTCCTCTCCCAGGCAGGGGTCCTGGCGAGATTCACGCCGCGCCGAAAGAGCATCTCGTGTATATCGCTCTCCCTCATGTTGCGGAGCGACTCCATCGCGCCAGAATGGCTCATCCCTTCATCAACAAGAGTGTAGAAACCGTAGGAGAATACGTGGTTCCGCCAGGCTTCGGCCTGGGATTCCTGGAGATACCTGATGATCTCCTCCCTGCAGACAGGTATCACCCTCGCGTCCATCGAGACAGCCCTGCCAAGGGATATGGAGAGCGATGATGCGATGTATGATGCTGTAACAGAGTCGAGCTTCTCGAGCCTGCCCCGGAAAGGCTCGTCCAGGAAGAGAAGGTTGACCTCATCGGAGAATGTGTACGCTAATACCGGAGCCAGGCCGGAGCTCTCCATGAATGCCCTCGCAGCAGAGACGAACGATCGCGCAAATCCAAGGTCGTATGGTTTGCTGAAATCCCGGAGCATCCTCCCGAACCCGCGGCCGTCCACGCGGACAAAAAAAGGGGAACGAACGCGAAGCTCTGAGAATATCGCCCCGTTCCTGCAGCCGCTTACAGTCATGCTACTCTCTGGGAGGGGTTTCTTTCTTTGCAGCAACCCTCTTCGTATGCCTCATTATGACTATATCTCCCACTGCAGTGATCCATCTGAACGGCACTATGATCCCTCTGCCCTTGAGATCGAAGAGCTCCCTGTTGAGAGATCCGACCGCGATGCCGCTCAGGGTGCCGCCCTCAGCGTCCAGAACGGCATCCTCGACCTTGCCAACAAACACACCGCGATCGGTGTACACCTCCAGGCCCAGTATCGATGAGATCTCCGCATCCATGCAGATCGCCAGTGTTATTCAGATCATGTATAATATAAAGATTACATTGAGTTTGGTCCACATACAGGAAAATTATTGTGTGAGTACCCAATCACACTGCTACTGCGATGTCAAGAACTGGAAAGACCTTCCTTGCGTACCTTCTCAGCTCCTCCTCGCATTCATCCCAGGGAACGTCAACGCCCAGATC
The Methanothrix sp. DNA segment above includes these coding regions:
- a CDS encoding PRC-barrel domain-containing protein, whose amino-acid sequence is MDAEISSILGLEVYTDRGVFVGKVEDAVLDAEGGTLSGIAVGSLNRELFDLKGRGIIVPFRWITAVGDIVIMRHTKRVAAKKETPPRE
- a CDS encoding tRNA(His) guanylyltransferase Thg1 family protein is translated as MTVSGCRNGAIFSELRVRSPFFVRVDGRGFGRMLRDFSKPYDLGFARSFVSAARAFMESSGLAPVLAYTFSDEVNLLFLDEPFRGRLEKLDSVTASYIASSLSISLGRAVSMDARVIPVCREEIIRYLQESQAEAWRNHVFSYGFYTLVDEGMSHSGAMESLRNMRESDIHEMLFRRGVNLARTPAWERRGVMIYRSSSGVVEDWDLPLFTTEDGRRLVEEILSAAER
- a CDS encoding ABC transporter substrate-binding protein, with protein sequence MYRSIALMALLAVLTGIPALAFDNIPGDLNGDRVVSDDELKIAEESYAKGEISSDSLSEIRHIHERYPMSVVDSAGRNVTLYRPVRSIACTVSHQLETLRSIGVTRDLVVAAPSDIEKYSLFQEYHDLPEIGHFYEPDLEKIIQIHPDLLLVHPGPGPTGQNYLQTVLDRLNNTGITIFCLACSRPDSYPEEIEKLGRLLERENESARFRAFYEGVLGSVIGRTKGIPEENRPKVYVEYGPYRVSNNPILDAMPVEMAGGKSIVTGTTGGEISPETVIAANPDVIIRLVYDEDYDGRDASDISKLKSTRDEIMGRPELQNVTAVRNGRVFVMASPFWTYLPYSGCRHFIGLAYLAKILHPDVFADMDPRAVHQTYLSEFQHLDYDLSRRGALIYPEP